The genomic interval TTCATCCCTCAATTCATCTCTCTGTCCGATACAAATGACATAACTCAATAAGAACATAAGACATAATAGAAAAATTAGGTAAACATGTTTTAAGTGATAATTAAACAGCCTTGTTGTTGATGAAAATATAAAATGTCAGGTGTGATACACCTGCAGTTACTCATAATTTGATGGTAGGCGAGATGATATAATTAACGAAGTATTTTAAACTAATAGTTATTTAGAATGTTAAAAAAATCCTGTTATGCCTCAAAcaattgaattttgttattttatctaATCCAGAGTGGTTTTTTTGCCCCCTTTCATCTGAGTTCCCCCCTTTCAATGTCACActcattattaaaaacaaatattattaacttTTTTGGATCTATATAAATGAAGCATTTTGTTTAACCATGTAAGGGGAAAAGGGCTTTTTCCTTTCAAGAGTCTGATGGTTCTAAAATCACACCCCTGCTAATAGGTACTAACGGCAATATAAATGTCACTATAtttttaatagcaattttcacCATAAAAGGATAAAAGCATTGTTTTCATCAATGATATTGAAAAAGATTGTCAATATGAATAAAAATCATGATATCTGCTGTTGTTTTTCAGAACAATTTTCTCCCACCAATACTGTACATTCAAGCAGACAACTGTTGGCGAGAAAACAAAAACCGATATGTGTTTTCATTTCTACAATCGCTGGTTGCAGAAAGGATTTTCAATGAGGTACATGAATTATGTCTTTCACTATCGATCATACagtttattaaaatcattttgaaTTACAAGTGTGTGGTCTTCTACTGTTGATTGGAGGTAAATAATCTGTAAATCCTCTGTTATTCATGTCAGCTTGTgcatcagtctgtcagtctgaaTGTCCACAAAATTTGATGAAACTACTTCTCAAAACGTAATTGTCTGGTAATTGTTAACAGACTAAAAATGAACACGGCTTTGATAAATGGACACAAGATCTTATTATGAGACattttttaaaccaataaaaGAGCAACATGTAGGCAATGTACATTCTCAAATTCATGGCTAAATATCTTATGTCTCTTACtctacaatatataattatattgttaaggTTCACATGTCCTTTTTGATTGTTGGCCAAACTCATTAAGACATCGATTCACAATTTAGCATGATTTCAATGACGGTAGGTTCCAAAGATGCGGAAGCTTTGAAGACTTACTGAAAATTTTTCAAAGTGCTGAAAGAGTGATgaaaatatttgatgtaaaaaatgGTTAGAACCAAATCTCAATGTAGCTCAACACGTAACTCGGCCACTCCATTATAGATTTGTTAATGTTGACGGcatcgttatttttttttataagggACTCCAACATCAGCCCTCCAGGACTCTACATGATGGACATTTCCTACAAAAAGTTCCTGAAGGAGTACCAGAAATTGTAGCTTCTGATTCTTCGAAGATCGAAatagatttttttcttcaaaatatcgATGCCATAAGGCTGCTTCTCAAGCAAGAAAACTACAAAAAATGCAAAGATTTTTATGAAACACTGTAATGGTAAACGAAGATGCTAGTGAATTTCCCCTTCCGCTTCTACCTAAGCAGCCGATTGAGACCACAATTCCAAAAGGTGCTGGCTTAGTACCAGAAGTAAGAGAACTTCTGGAAATAGAAAATCGTCTGCCATTCGTGAGtatattgaaatatagttttgataaaaaaactcTGTACATGAATTTGATGATAGATGATTATACCCCCATTTcttatataggagtcactttgtcggtctgtcccgaaatttcatcggatcttcaccaaacttggtcacaagttgtatctagatgatgtctatgtcaagtttaaatatggatcatgccaggtcaaaaactaggtcatggggtcacttagtgtgtattaaaccaaaagtttgtctggaccataacagaaagtggcgtctcatcaggatccaaactgtttgctatctgaaagtattctttgaaaaaatcgaagaaaattttTGAACaccagcagacgacatttaagcagacaacattttagcagatgacaaatttcctaGCACGCAAAGGGTTAAAATTGCCTGAAACCGAAAACATGTATTTGCTAAAAGATTATGCGTTTCACCACTAAAATTCCATGTAATTTATGGGTTTTTTCCTTtgtcaaacaaattaaaagcCACCTTTTATCGTTGAATTTTTTGCAGCAACTGCCAGCTGTTAGTAAAATTACAACCATTTGAAAGGTTgacattatatatgtatatttttttaattaactcaCCCGTGATTTTTTGTTGATTCTGCGATGACCTGGTGTATGAACTCTCTCCCGGTTGAATCAGTTGCTATAGCAAATGTTGACTTCGTCATGGACCGtaaatcagtgtccgacaaatttcttatttttcaggtagccttctgggctaccaataaaaatatttggtagcccataaaattgtcctacaaaatgataagaggcaggttttcatctttattttatttctttatttacataaaattatacataatatgtatacatacatatacataatacagcaagtagtctgatgtacacagtcaatatcgtaaattaatgtaacagtacaggcaccgtgtacttaaatgtaaatgtaccaaagaaaatcatatactacatgtagatatttcatgtatgtgtacttaaattcgaaCAGCACGgtaagtcggaaacgtaaataaagcgttaagatgatcaatacgattgactcgtatggtgttaatcaatgcaattgcccttttaacaacaaataccaagtttcaagaaaTCGAGAgcattaaatcatttatttacttgtgtccgactttaagtactgtccaaAATtacgtcagtcagtcagtatgcaatacaataattgtttcaataatgaaggaactgatacagcgtaacattaacaatacagcgtgtttacatgatattttattaagaggaaatgtcaatgccaaataatttgcgagataccccggtacattagttgaaattcacaacgaaacttttaatggaaattaaatgatcccaatgatgtacccgctacgaaatttttatttacaaataaatacacccacgccaattttcgcacgctttttatcaggacaaagaaattcatttatttaatgtagaattttataacctaaaatagctgtacacaacgcgtgcaaaccgtggcaggtgattTACTCATGTTGCAATTACAACGGTCcagattgggagcttatttcatcatatctttaaatagaaccatatgccgaaattcatttgacactttagaaaatttcaaacgtttgtgtttatgactcttatcgtctatattactcatccataatttggttttaaaaatataaatcgggcatatatgggattatttattaacagtcgattaatccaattattaattgacaatgaaaactaataagcaggtgttaaccgcgctcacactgttattaatattcattttcggtttcgttaccgttttgaagaatccgctattgttttgatttatttaaagttCGGCGTctttggatatttaacgacatcaaaaacgttgtcgctattactcattgttgcggttaacaaagaattccaaactgcgaaatgatgttgcatcatgtgcgccaactatccaaccggctctcattatattattagcagacgaaaaatgttgattctgattggatgattaaaatacactgttactgtttacgacataaccgcaagtgatcggtgactgattagataattgattgcactttgttatcggattataagcaatacacagtgtacaaacacatggtcagcgtgtttattctacgtatgtctgtcaataaaccgggctaccgctcttatagatttatagtagcccggcgggcatcagctggaaaatttcagtagcccgatgaaaaatttcggtagcccccgggctccgggcaatggatttgtcggacactgcgtAAATTCTCTTGACCACTCCTCAGAAGGttgtacatttaaaaaatcatACCCTGTTTTGAAGACCACACGGAGTATTAATATTAAACGGTACACTGTTGTCATTTAATTTTTCCAGATCGCTGTCAAATATTACAGGTTTGTGATCGACACTCCCATGTCCACTTCACTTAAGCTGCTTAATTTTTGACTAGCAGGTTTCATTACTTGATGAAAATTGCTGgtctttcaaattaatgttatacATGCTTAAGAGATGCTTGGAAATTCCATACTTCAGACTGTCCAGCGATTTTTTCTTTAGTTCCTCGCCGTTTTTCTGACGTACAGATGCATAGAAAACGCGTAACTGGTTGTTCAGTTCCGCTGGATTTTCGACGAGATCACCAAGATCCATGTGATTGGAACAAAGAAATTTGTTGAACAAGTTCATACCATGCTTAACTACACGTTTAGTGTTTTTAGAGTCCTTGTCATGATCCAATGACTTCAAATCCTCctcgcttatcgttgaaaaacgttttgcttgccattttgtcgtctGTTTTACAGCGGAaaggcaaaactgcgtactgtgcatgcgcgaatgggacagtgaaattttcgaacattccgcacgtggttgctaaggcagcgggatacagtattttttgtacagtcaatttttcccgctggtggcacgtgattgccaaGGCAGCGGATACAGTACTTTTTGGACAGTAAtatttttcccgctgggtctgacagtatttctatgtcacaatgacctatgggagtttagcattgtgaataaaagtgaggtttaataataataaatgtcctGAGGAACTGATGTCTCGATACGCAATAGAACAAGTGTCCCAATAGAAAGAGTTATTGCCTTATGAAACTTTTCTTAATGTATACATGTTGTTCTGGGTTCATTAAAGATGGTGACACTGTGTTAAACAGGCCTGTCCTTTACAAAAAGAAAGTTTTTAGGGTCATTTTTTATTTAGATGGTTATCTCATTTTTGTCTATTATTAGTTTGACAATAAAATTGTAAAGTTAATAGAATGGTATAATACTATATTTTCCTTAAATGAATCCAATGGTAAAATTgagaaaattattgtttttatgagtAAATTGCCTTTCCGTATTGCCTTCAAGTATGTTTATCATCCTCTGTCCACCTTGTCATACTTTTAAATGGAACATCTTTTTAAAGCCTTTAGCAGAATGCTCCAGAATTTTTTAGAATACAGTTTTTGTACAGCTTGGATCTTTTCCTTATTCAAGAATGGCAGTTATTTACAATTTTGAGAACTCCTGCGACTTAATTGTTGCAAAAACTTTGGAATTGCGGTGACTTGGCCAcaaactttttttacaatatcaaaAAGTTTGTGACTTGTTTTTATGCCGCGGTATGGTGGCATATATAGCAGTCTCACTGTCAGTTGCC from Dreissena polymorpha isolate Duluth1 chromosome 1, UMN_Dpol_1.0, whole genome shotgun sequence carries:
- the LOC127862749 gene encoding uncharacterized protein LOC127862749 isoform X2, yielding MQSKSAPQPARMDFLSGTIFSHQYCTFKQTTVGEKTKTDMCFHFYNRWLQKGFSMRDSNISPPGLYMMDISYKKFLKEYQKL
- the LOC127862749 gene encoding uncharacterized protein LOC127862749 isoform X1, giving the protein MITLMDSLRLPAESVSFSIGRQREVRTCLWTCWPHPIPSMQSKSAPQPARMDFLSGTIFSHQYCTFKQTTVGEKTKTDMCFHFYNRWLQKGFSMRDSNISPPGLYMMDISYKKFLKEYQKL